The window CGATATCGTCGCCTGTTAACTTAAACAACCCGGAAGCCGAAGGGTTATACTCCGATATCCGGTCATCATAATCGAGGATCAAAATGGCTACCGGCAGGTTTTCTAATAATTGTGACAAAAAGAAATGTTGTTCTTGTTGAAAGCGACGTTCATTACGGATATTTTCGATAAGGGCGTTATACACTTTTATCATTTCATCCACTTCTTTTAGTCCGGTTTCACTGATCTTTACAGTAAAATCCTGATCTTTAATAGTGTCTATCCCCAAATTAATCTGTTCGATGGGAAGGAATAGTGCCTTAAACAGGTAAAACGATCCGACAATTAAAAACAAAATCCCGAGTTCGGCCAGCATCAGATATAACAATCGGTCGTGGAATGTATAGATCACTAAAGCGGTGAATAAGGAGAACACCGTTAAATGATATAAACGATATCGCCATTTAAGCGTCATATTTTATATTGTATTTATCGATCCTGCGGTATAGAGAGCTTCTTGTTATTCCCAATGCCCGGGAAGCATCGGTAATATTCCCCGAATAGAACTCTAATGCATTCGTAATAAGCTTTATTTCCATTTCATCAAGGGTAACCTCTCCTACCTTGGGGAATTTGGCACTATTAAAGAGTTTTGCTTCCAGATGAGGCTTAAAATCCTTTATCCCTAGTTTGTCTTTGCTACTTAATAATACTGTACGTTCTACACAGTTCTTCAACTGTCTTATATTCCCGGGGTATCGCTGTTTGCTGAGCCATTCCAAAGCATGGTCTTCTACCTTTACCCTTTTATTTCCGGAATCATTGATCTGATCGATAAAATGATTTACCAATAACGGAATGTCTGTTTGTCGTTCCGACAATGAAGGCAAATGAATATGTAATAAATTAATCCTGTAAAACAAATCTTCCCTGAAAGTAGCCCGTACTACCATATCGGCCAGGTCTTTATGCGTTGCGGATATAATCCGGACATCGGTTTTGAATGGTTTTGAACCTCCTAGCGGTTCATACACCTTTTCCTGGAGCACCCGCAACAACTTCACTTGCGAAGAAAGCGCCAGATCACCTATTTCATCAAGAAAAAGCGTTCCCTTTTCAGCAAGCTTAAAGCGTCCGTCCCTGTCTGAAGCTGCAGACGTAAAAGCTCCTTTTTTATGTCCGAATAATTCACTTTCAAAAAGTCCTTCCGGAACAGCCCCCAGGTTTACGGATACGAAAGAATGATCTTTCCTTGCACTTAAATCGTGAACAGCCTTAGCTACTAATTCCTTTCCCGTACCACTTTCCCCGGTAATAAGAACTGTGGCGTCAGTAGGTGCTACCTTTACAATCCATTCCTTTATGGTTTGAATAGATTCGGATGTTCCAATGATAGCATCAAGACTTGAATGGGTCGTTAACCGATGATTTTTCTCATTTTTATCCGTTAACTGAATTTGTGTCCTGACCGCAGCTACCAGATGTTCGTTATTCCACGGTTTGGTCAGAAAATCGGCTGCTCCAAGTTTCATTCCGTCTATGGCAAGCTGCATACTTCCCCAAGCTGTAAAAAGAATCACCGGAACGGCAGGAAAATAATCTTTAATTTGCTGTAGCAATGTTAACCCTTCTTTCCCATCGGTTCCAACCCTAAAATTAAGGTCTAAAAGTATCAGGTCGGCAGGATTATTTTCAATAAAAGGAACCGCATTAAGCGGATTAGTAAGTGCCTGTACCTCCCAGCCTTGCTTTACGAATAAATACCGTAACGACTGACAGACCGTTTCATCATCGTCTAGAATTAATACTTTATATGGTTGCATATACTTATTCTTCATGTAAAGCCACTGCCGGCATCAATTTAGAAGCTCTTTGGCTTGGGATAATACTACAAATTAACACCAAAATAAGTATTAATAGCAAGCTTAAGGCTATAGATGCAATAAAAGTATTATAATCTGTAATCAGGTTACCAAATTCAAATATCTGAACCGTTGGGATTAAAGCCACCACAAATGCTAAAAACATTAACAACAACACCTCTCCTACGACCTGAAAATGAATGTTTTGTGAAGTTGCACCCAATACCTTCCTTAACCCTATCTCTGATCTTCTCTTATTAATTGCATAACGCAGAGATCCGAAAAGTCCCATCGCAATATTGATAATTAAAAACAGGCTTACACTCAACATCCCGATTAGCGGCACCCAGTAGCGATTGTTAAACGTCTTTTTATAAGCCTGGAGCGTATCTATTGAAAAGTTTTCGTGCTTCAATTCCCTCTTAAGGATTTCGTGTATCTGCTTCTGGATAATTGCCGGGGTATTGGATTTAACAGAAATGATAAACGTATTGGAATTTCCCCAGCTCTCATTAGCCGGATAAAAGGTAAACGCTCCACCAGGTCTGAATTCCCCATTGTATTTAAAAGCTTCCGTTACCCCTACAATCTCAGCATCCTTTCCGTTAAACCTGAAAACATAACCAAGAGGTTCCTTGCCTGTCATAAACATATCTACAAATTGCTGATTGACCACCAGAGGCACATTTTTTTTAATATAATCTTCTTTTTTATAAAACCGTCCCTTCACCATTTTCAAACCATAGGCTCCGACAGCATCCTCATCTATTATGGTATATGAGGTTGCATAGGAAAAGTTCTCATCTTCGTGATTCGTATTCCAGTCACTGTTCCCAAAAGGAAATACACCATTGGAAACACTTATGGAAGTGATTTCCGGTAAAGTCCTTAACCCGCTCTTCAGCTGATTGACCTGGGCAAAGAATGCCGTAGAGTCTTCTAACCGCTCCCTGTCGAATTGCAGGTTTACAATATACCTGTCTTTTACTTCAAAACCCAGAGGCTCGCTCATATACCTCACCTTATCCAGGGCATAATGCAGGACAGCAATCAGCACTAAAAATGTAAATGCAAACTCAATAAATAAAAATGTATGCCTCTTGCGGCGTTTCCACAATAATTTTAAATAATGAAGTATCATAACGACGATGTTTTTAAAGCGTTGGCTATGGCTATTCTCGAAATTCTGTAGGCGGGTAAAATTCCTGATAAGAAGGAGAACACTACTATGATGATCAAACCAATAAAGGCCACTAACGGATTAATAGACAGATGGGTTTCTCCTAACCATTCGTTGGTGTTAAAAATCCCTAATAATAACTGACTTAGTATCAAACCCATGGCCCCGCCTATAAGAGTAAGGATCAGGTTTTCAAATAAGAACTGAACCAATACATCCCTGGTTTGTGCTCCAAAAGCTTTGCGGACTCCTATTTCTCCTGAACGTTCCAAGACTCTGGTACTATTTAAATTGATAAGATTGATAAGCGGTATCAGCATGAATAATATCAGGCCGGTAAGCACATACTGTAACAATTTGTTACCGAAACGCTGTTTTTGGGTACCTATAAAACTCCATGCATACATATCTCTAATACTTTTTTCGTTGAAAGAGAATTCATCAAAATCGTTTACCGACTGAATTGTTTTTTCTGCTTTATCGAGTTCCCTACTTATCTTACCCAAATCAGTTTTTTTATGAGCCAGCAACACTGCATTACAAGATCCCAGATGGCCAAAATTAAAGTCTAAC of the Zhouia spongiae genome contains:
- a CDS encoding sigma-54-dependent transcriptional regulator: MQPYKVLILDDDETVCQSLRYLFVKQGWEVQALTNPLNAVPFIENNPADLILLDLNFRVGTDGKEGLTLLQQIKDYFPAVPVILFTAWGSMQLAIDGMKLGAADFLTKPWNNEHLVAAVRTQIQLTDKNEKNHRLTTHSSLDAIIGTSESIQTIKEWIVKVAPTDATVLITGESGTGKELVAKAVHDLSARKDHSFVSVNLGAVPEGLFESELFGHKKGAFTSAASDRDGRFKLAEKGTLFLDEIGDLALSSQVKLLRVLQEKVYEPLGGSKPFKTDVRIISATHKDLADMVVRATFREDLFYRINLLHIHLPSLSERQTDIPLLVNHFIDQINDSGNKRVKVEDHALEWLSKQRYPGNIRQLKNCVERTVLLSSKDKLGIKDFKPHLEAKLFNSAKFPKVGEVTLDEMEIKLITNALEFYSGNITDASRALGITRSSLYRRIDKYNIKYDA
- a CDS encoding ABC transporter permease, which translates into the protein MILHYLKLLWKRRKRHTFLFIEFAFTFLVLIAVLHYALDKVRYMSEPLGFEVKDRYIVNLQFDRERLEDSTAFFAQVNQLKSGLRTLPEITSISVSNGVFPFGNSDWNTNHEDENFSYATSYTIIDEDAVGAYGLKMVKGRFYKKEDYIKKNVPLVVNQQFVDMFMTGKEPLGYVFRFNGKDAEIVGVTEAFKYNGEFRPGGAFTFYPANESWGNSNTFIISVKSNTPAIIQKQIHEILKRELKHENFSIDTLQAYKKTFNNRYWVPLIGMLSVSLFLIINIAMGLFGSLRYAINKRRSEIGLRKVLGATSQNIHFQVVGEVLLLMFLAFVVALIPTVQIFEFGNLITDYNTFIASIALSLLLILILVLICSIIPSQRASKLMPAVALHEE